Genomic segment of Panicum virgatum strain AP13 chromosome 9N, P.virgatum_v5, whole genome shotgun sequence:
TATCTTCTGAACAGTTGAGGGAAGCTCAACATCTATGTCAATTGCAGTACGGCTTTCTGGTCCAAAATTATCATCTGAGGTGAACCTAAGAGGTATCATGAAAGACTCATCTGCCATGCTGTGCGCATTTTTCCCCATCAGTGTAGGGTTCTTGTACTGTGCTTCCACAAGAGGGTCTAAAGAACTCCCTCTGTCTGTTGACTTTTCCTGCCCATAAATCATGAAGTCATCACTTGCTCCTCTCCTGTATCTTGCATCTCCACCTTCAATCTCCTTTATGCCATCACTAGCAACGCCACTACCTTGCCCAGACATCATAAGTTCATCACCAGACAGCATCTGATGCGGCCTAGTCCTCCCATTTTCTATGTTGAAACCTACTGTATTACGTTCATTGGCACCAGCAGAATCTCGCTCTGTCACGAGAATAGAATCATCAATGCATGTGCTCTCCTTCTTCCTTGCTGGGGGAGGTTTGTTTTCACTGGCGAATAGGTCAGCATCATTATCTCTTGTCTTCTCATCAGCTCTTAGCAGGAAACTTTGGAAGACATTCCAGTTCCCTTGATCTCCATCTTGCCCATACGACATTTCATCCTTATTATGATCATCTGCAGACTCAAGAATGATCTTTCTAGCATCTTTCTTCTTTGAACTTGAGCTCTTATTCTGTTTCTTTCTGGGCTTGGTGTTCAGATCATCACTGTCCTCAGATGCTACATCTGAACCTGTTTGTGATTCAATCTCCGATGATCCATGTCTTTTTGACGTTACATTTATGTTCCGTATGACAACCACACTGGGCTTCTTCTTGCCTGTCCTTTTATTCTTGTTATGGGACCAGTGACCATAAGAAGTCTCCCTCTCTGAACCGCTCTGGTCACTTTCGTCATCTGAAGTTTCTGAGTCCTTGCTATCTGAGTATTTCTTTGATACTCTCCTTTCTGAGTGGTGGTACCTGGTATCATCGATTGGGGGGTAGGGGGGAGGGTAATATGGGTTCATTCCAGGATAGTAAGGTATGCCTTGCATAGAGTAAGGCGGATGCATAGCCAACGGTGGATATGCTGACTGATATGGACCATGGAAGAACTCATGGGGAGCTCCAGAGTGATGAATTGTCCTCTGATCTGCCAAGCAACAGAAGTAATTGCTAAGATCCAAGGACATTTTATTAAGTCATACTAAATGGGAAAACAACTTTAAAATCAAGCATGGGACAAATAGCTTCAAGGAGTTAGTCAACAGTTGTGCAAATAATGAATGAACAGGAAATCCAGCATCCATCAAAAGAAAGGTTCCTGGATACTAATTATCCAATCTTGTGGAAAAATAAGCTATCGTGAGCTTTCTAGAATGTAAGTTAAGTCATTGCACCAAACAGCAATGAGGTTATTCGCTTGGAGGGTGTTAAGACATCGAAATATACCTGCTTTAGAAGCATCTTCACTTGCATCTCCGTTGGAAACAGACATTGTTTCCATAGTTTGTTTCATGCTGTCCCCCATAAACATTATGCCAGAAGGATTAAAAGGAGGAAATTCGGAGCGTGCAGACATTGCTTCAGGTTCAACCTCGATCCACTGTCCAGTTTCATGCTTTTGCTTCCACAGCCCAATGAATTGTGTACATGCCTTCCTATTTATTGAAAGCACACCATAGCGGTTTGCATAAAAGGATTTAATGTTAATGCAGTGAAAATTTGCTTTCAGGCAACTGTGTAGCTTAGTCAAGGAGGTCATGCAGAGTTAAGTCTTTACGCTTGTTCGAGGGTGTGAGTGTCACCTAGATCCCCAATCAATTAATTTGTAGTTTCATGACCCCCAATTTACCAAGCGGTTCACTAGAGGTCCAAATCTCCCCAAGTCCCTATTAGTGTTGATCAGCCTATTGGGCATCTCCATAGCATCCATGTCACCCTAATTTTGCCAATGCATCATTCATATCACTAATAGCCCTCACATGACAGTCAATGAACAAACAAAATATCTGATGAGACCCACTGCAGAGCTAGTGGGCTCTGGTCGTGTTTGTGCCTTTACTGTAATAGTTTGTAAAGTGGTGTGAGTTGTATTGAGTACAGGGGTGGTCTAATCCCTGTACTCTTTCCTTTTTTCCTATCTTAAATGAAATGATGCGCAGTTCTGCGCTgttcaagaaaaaaagagaCCCACTGCAGAGAGATGGAGGGTGGAGTGATGACCCACTGACTTAGTGTTCAAGATGGCACATAGTCAGCATATCAGTTAAGAAGGTTTGGATCTCGTCCGAAACACAAACACTTAAAAAGCTTAGGACTTATAACTGCAAACTATTAGTTTAGGAACCTAAATGATACCCTCAAACAAGTTTAGGGATTGCTCGTGCACTGTATActttaaaaagaaaaacacaaggGCAGTGCTCCTTTTATGAAAGAACCATCCATATCTTGGTTTACCAATGATACGTAAGATACTGATAAAGCCATATAGCTGAAGCTACTTTTATATTGCAACAGCTTCCAATATTTGGGTTCTCTCAACAATTTTCAATATTTGGAAAATAGCCTGCCGGCTCCCACATTATACTGTTACCAGAGGTCAGCAGTCCCAACATCATGTGGCGGATGTACAGGATACTGGATACTCAAAATGAGATGCCCAACCTAGCAGGCAGGGTGTTTCTAAGACATAAGAAGGATATACTTACATCAAGCGAGAAGCACCAAAACGCTCTGCAAATGTGATCAAATACACCAAGTTGTCAATATCAAACCCTGCTGCTACAGCCCGTGCAAATGCCATAGCCTGCTCTTTACGTAATACTGTTTTGCGCGTCTCTAACACTCTGAGCAGTTGAGCTctacaaaaaaaatacaaagcgCATAATAAGATTATTGTAATAACAGCATCCTATAATGCAGTTAAATTCACCATGCAAAAAAAATACAGATGAGAGCTTCTCCAAAAACGTGCATGTGCACACAAATTAAACAACTCTTCCAAAAATTAAACAGATCACGGCCATGACATTGGTGCATAGAGGCAGGATGTTTTTTTCCCTTATCtaaaaaaagttaaaaataGTAAAAGAATCGAATGGTGATAATGCCATAAGTATATACATTTCTTCATTAAATGGTGCACATGCTACTCCATAAATGAAGATTAGTTATTAGTTCTATTTAAAACATTATGTGTGTGCTTGGATTGAGCCCTGGCAGGCGATCCCAGCCCAAGGCAACTAAAATCGGACACCTGGGAGCGCTGCTGTCAAGGGCGTTGGCACTTAGGGTAGCAGGCCCTCGACTACGAAGCTCGTAGCTATGGCCGGTATAATCGCCCGCCCTTTGCTCTGGTTGATCTATGGTGAGCAAGAGGGAGACTAGAGAGAAGAGATAGGTTTGGAAGGAGTTCGTTCTTGCTTGATTGTTCCTCACGATTACATCTAGATAATatagtctttttttttgaagtaaataATATAGAGTCTTTCCAAAACAAACTAGGAAACAAATCCCTACTAATTAGGGCGCGTGGCCCTCTGCGGTTGCCGTGGCACGGCCCTTGCTGTGGCTGTACTGGACGCCCCACATGACATCTCTCCCCCCTGGAgaagcagctcgtcctcgagctggaacgTTGGATGCTGCTCAATGAAGGCGTCGATGTCCTCCCAAGTCGTTGAAGACGCTGGTTCCCCTTTCCACTGAATGAGAACCTGCCGAACACCCTGCGCCAGCCTAGCGCGAACTGCTCGTTCCGGCTCAGGAACAGCTGCCCCATGATGAACCGtgggcaatggcggcggcgcatcaGGAGTACCCACGAACTTCTTCAGCAAGCCGATGTGGAACACGTCATGGAGTCGAGAGCAAGGAGGTAGCTGTAGTCGTACAGCGACGTTGTTGATGCACTCGATGACGCGGTGGGGGCCGTAGAACCGCGGCTTCAGCTTGCCACGCGTGACCGTAGGCAGGGACGCCGGAGCCCGATGTCGGAGACGTAGCCCCGCCCAGTCCCCCACCGTGTAGGAGACGGCCCGATGCCCCTTGTCGTAGTGGCGCTTCGGGACCGCCTGGGCTTGTTCGAGCCTTTAGCGCACGTCTGCTAGGAGCTCGTCGCGGTCTGACATGTTCTTAGCCACGGCAGCCACCCGAGTCTCGCCAGGCTCATAGGAGCGGATCGTCGGAGGGTCGCGGCCGTAGACGATCCGGAACGGCGTGTCCTTGAGCGACGTCAGGTACGCGGTGTTGTATGTGTACTCCGCCCAAGGAAGCCACCGAAGCCACTGTCGGGGATGATCACCGGTGAAGCAGCGAAGGTACATCACGATGACCTTATTGGCAGCCTCGGTTTGGCCGTCCGACTGCGGGTGGAACGCCGTGGTCATGTGGAGCTTCGTTCCCATGAGGCGCATAAGTTCCCTCCAGAATGCCGACGTGAATATGGGGTCGCGGTCGGAGACAAGGGACTGAGGTATCCCGTGCAACCGGACGATGTCGACGAAGAAGGCCTGTGCCACGGACTCAGCCGTATATGGGTGAGCGAGCGGAATGAAATGGCAACACTTACTGAAGCGATCAACCACTGTGAGGATCACCGATTTCCCCCCGACACGAGGCAGACCTTCCACGAAATCCAGACCAAGATCGGTCCAGACCGTCGCCGGCACTAGTAGCGGTAGCAGCAATCCCGCCGGATGTAAGTGTTCCGACTTGTAGCGCTGACAGGTAGTGCACTCGCGGACGAAGTCCTGGACGACGCGCCGGAAGTTGGGGGTGTGGAAGTCACGGCGCAGCCGGTGCAGCATGCGCTGGACGCCCTCGTGGCCGTCCTCATGTACAGCGGCGACGATCTCGGCCAGCAGAGGCGACGACGGGGCGATGTAGAGGCGGGCGGAGTAGGTGACGAGGCCGTCGATGATGGACCACGGTGCTGGCCGGTGACCAGCCGTGATCTTATCGCGCAGGGCTACCAGAGCCGGATCTGTGGCCTACGCTTGCCGGAGTTTGTCGATGAAGTCGAACCGCGGCGCTGAGATGGTGAGGATGGCGGACTCCTCAGCGTCCCGGCGCGACAGAGCATCTGCCACGATGTTCATTGCGCCCGGCTTGTagtcgacggtgaagtcgtacCCCAAGAGTTTGCCGACCCAGTGATGCTGCGGGATAGTAGCCAAGCGCTGATCCAACAAGTAATTAAGACTATAGTGATCAGTACGAACCTGGAATCGGCGGCCCCAGAGGTATGGTCGCCAATGCTGCACGACATGGACCAAGCCGATTAGCTCGCGCTCGTATGCCGCGAGGGAACGATGGTGAGGCGCCACCGGTTGGCTGAAGAATGCCACTGGGTGCTTGTCTTGAAGCAGAACGGCACCGAACCCGTGCGTCGATGCATCGCACTCGACGACGAACTGCTGGTCGAAGTTCGGAAGGCGTAGCACCGGAGCGGACGTGACCGCCGTCTTGAGGGCCTCGAACGCCGCTGCGGCCTCTGCGGACCAGTGGAAGCCCTCTTTTCGCAGCAGGGCAGTCAGTGGCGCCGCTATCGCCTCGTAGTCACGCACGAACCGGCGGTAGTACCCGGCGAGCCCCAGGAATCCGCATACCGCCCGGCTGTGGCCACTCGCGCACCACCTGCACCTTGGGGGGATCCATGGCGACGCCGTCGGccgagatgatgtggcccagGTACTGGATGGAGGACACCCCAAAGGCGCACTTCGATCGCTTGACAAAGAGCTGGTGGCGCTGGAGAGTGCTAAGGACGATGCGTAGGTGATCAACCTAGGTGTCGCTAAAGATCAGGATGTCGTCGAAGAAGACGAGGACGAAGCGACGTAGGAAGGGCTGCAACACCTCGTTCATTAGCGCCTGGAATGTCGCCGGCGCGTTGCAGAAGCCGAACGGCATCACCAGAAACTCGAACAAGCCCTCATGTGTGTGGAACGCCGTCTTGTGTACATCTGCAGGAACCATCCGTACCTGATGATAGCTAGAACGAAGGTCGAGTTTGGTAAAGAACTTGGCCCCGCGAAGTTCATCGATCAGCTCGGTCACCACCGGGATGGGGAACGCGTCTTTCACCGTGATGGCGTTGAGTGCCCTATAGTCAGCACAAAAACGCCACGAGTCGTCGGGGTTCATGACGAGCAGCACTGGAGACGAGAAGGCCGACAAGCTGCGGCGGATCAACCCCTGGGCGAGCATGGTGGCACACTGGCGTTCCAACTCATCTTTGTGGGCGACGGGGTACCGGTATGGCCTGACCGCCACGGGCTGGGCGCCTGGAGTCAAGGTGATTTTGTGGTTACAGGAGCGGGCCGGCGGGAGCCCCTGCGGGTCGGCGAAGACCGGCTCGAAGTCTGCAAGGAGGGCCTCCATGATGTTCTCGGTGCTGTAGGCCTGCAGAGATGGCGCAGGTCCGCCCGCGACTCCGCGCCAGACGACTTGATGGTCGCGGCGCTAGAAGGACATGGTGAGGGTGCCGAAGTCCCACAGGATTGGCCCTAGCGCAGCCAACCATTGTGTGCCCAGCACGATGTCGTACCCCGCCAGCGGTAAGACGAAGAGATCCGCGGCGAAGGGTTCGCCGTTGATGGCGAAAGCCGTGTTGCGGAAGACCCCAAGGCACGGAACGCGCTCACCATTGGCGACCGTGACCTTCAAGCCCCCCTGGCATTCCAGCCGCAGATTGCACCCACGGGCAGCCTCCTCCGAGATGAAGTTGTGCGTTGATCCGGAGTCGAGGAGCGCCAAGAGGGACGTGGTGCCCAGCTGTAGCGGCACCTGCATCGTCTCGCTCATGCGGACGCCGGCGATGGCGTGCAGCGAGATCAGCGGTTCCGTcgtttcggcggcggcggcggcgtcttcgtcgtcgtcatcggccTCGGCAAGGTCCACCAAGAAGATGCGCTGCCAGACCCGATTGTGCCCCCGGCCgaacttctcattaaaattgaaGCAGAGGTCGAGGCGTCGGCGCTCTTCCATCTCAGCCTGAGAGAGGCGCTTGACGGGACGGCCGTCGACGTTGGCGGGCGCGGTCACCGctggtggctgcggcggcggtggcgcggccgccGGTGGCTGAGGCAGGGCCAGACGCGCCGATGGGGACGGCAGGATGCCCCGAGACGACACTCTGGACGGCACCGGTGGTGGAGTCGAGGCCGCGACGCACTGATCGCGCATCTCCAATTTGCGCGCCAGACTCATGGCGAGGGCGAGTGTCTGCGGGTTGTGGATTTCGACGTCGAGGGAGAGCGGCGGCTGCAGCCCGGTCGTGAAGATCTGGACACGTTGCTCCTCCTGAGGATGCCGGCGAGCGGCAGCAAGGCCTGGAAGCGGTCTTGATACTCGACGACGGAGCCGGTACGCTTGCACGCCATGAGCTCGCCCAAGGGATTGGAGCGAGTCGGTGGCCCAAAGCGCAGGTGAAGTAGCTCCGTGAACCGTCGCCATGGTGGCGTGCCTTTGTCTTGCTACACCTGGATGTACCAGAGTTGTGCACCCTCCTCCAAGTTATAAGATGCCATCCAGACCTTCTCTTCCTCGGCGATCCGCTGCTGCCGGAAGTACGACTCGCAGCGATTGATGAAGATGAGGGGGTCGGATTTCCCGTCGTAACGAGGAAAATCCATCTTCTGGAACCGCGGCGGACGATCGATGCGGTGGTCACCGTCAGGCTGCTGATTGTTCGATGATGAGGCGTCGGTGGTGCGTTGCTCCAGGGTGTCGAACCAGACTTGCTGGCTCTCCACCGTCGCGGCGAGCTTGGTGATGACGGCCGCGAGGTCGGCCGTCGAGGGTTGTTCCGCCATGGATGACGAGACGGATGATGACAGAGATGAAGGCGCGGCGGCTGTGGGCGATGGAAGCGGCGGCGTAGCGTGCGAGGATCGACTGGAACGTGATACCAGGTTGTCAAGGGCGTTGGCGCTTAGGGTAGCAGGCCCTCCACTACGAAGCTCGTAGCTATGGCCGGTATGATCGCCTGCCCTTTGCTCTGGTTGATCTATGGTGAGCAGGAGGGAGACTAGAGAGAAGAGATAGGTTTGGAAGGAGTTTGTTCTTGCTTGATTGTTCCTCACGATTACATCTAGATAATATAGTCTTTCCAAAACAAACTAGGAAACAAATCCCAACTAATCAGGGCGCATGGCCCTCTGCGGTTGCCGCGGCACGGCCCTTGCGGCGGCTGTACTGGACGCCCCACATGACAGCTGTCTGGGTCAGgcagcaaccaaacagcccctatGTGTTATCCATGTAGATTATTTTTGTTGCCATGCATGAAAAACCTTGAAGAACCACATTACAGAGAATAAAAAGGGCTGTGTTAGACATATAGGTACTTTGAATTCTCCTCCTGAGTGCCACCATTATTCTGCACTGGTAGAGTTGGCTGTGTGCCAGCCTGCCAACAATATGGAATCTCAGAATTAGATAATACATTCACACCATGACTCTTTTGTGTTCGAGAAAAATAAGTGCCACGATTCTTGTTAAAGCCCATATACTATAGGCCCATATGGCCCATGTGGTCATCTATATTGCTATCTCCACTACTGGGGAGGTTATCTTCCCAAATCCTCAATGTTAGTAAAAAATCTTTTGCAGAAAGAAAAGGTATATTTATCCATACTTTACCTTATATGGAACAAGTGACATATCTGCATCAGGATCAAAACCTGTCTTATTACCTGTAAGCAGATGGGTTAAGGACATTCAGCAACAAGGCGGAAAGACAAACATGAGCCGCCTCCAAATCAAGGAGTAGCTAGCTAATTTGTAAAGCAGAAGAGAGGAATCTCTTCCTAAAAATGTGCACTGTGATAATTAGCTCCATCTCAAAATGTACAGCTTCCAGTGAGGTAGCTAAAAGTATAACAATTAATTTCCTGATTGATAAACACAAGTGAAGATTTGCCCATGCATAAACCAGTATATACACTGGCATTTCCTTGTGCAGCCTAGTATATTAAAACTAAAGCTATCAATCTGTATCAAACTCAACAACTGTGCCTAATGCTACATCGCACCAAACCCTATTAGCAAACGAATTCTAAAAAGTACAGCCTGCATTGCAATTTGCCAAGTTTCATTGTCCAAGGAAATACAGAGTACTTTTTATCAGAAATAAATAAGTATTGCTGAGTAATTAGGTGATAAACAAAGAGCTTCACAGTATGCTGTTTTTTCTATGAATCATGatgggaagaaaaaaaacaagaaatgcACATCAGTGTTTAACCTTCCATGCAGTCCACCGATTTCCCATTTTGGTCTTCCACCTAACAAAGTGCAAATAAGAACATCTCATCTTTCTGATATTACTATGTTATAATCACAAGTTATCAGGCACAGATGTCTACTTACAGTTACAGATCTCAAACCAAGACTTTCATTGACCTGGACGGAAATGGCATCTTCAATCTGTAATATTTCAGACTCTATTGTTATGACCCGCTCCAGGACCTCCGGTGTACTGACAAAACGAACAAATCTGCCAAGGCCAACCATGCAACTCACCACCCTGATaatctaaacaaaataaaaatgcaAATTGCCACCCCTGATGTTGTGACAAGATGAAGAGAAGCCCAGCACCAACCTCTCCACTGTTCCCCTGGTAAACCATGACGCGTCAATCTCTGGATCTGGCTCAAGTGTGATGGAATAGCCTCCCTTGGCAATCTGCTCTTGTGCAACCTTAAGATGAGCGATGAATGGGTTCAGCAAACCAGAGGCtatcttctccttccttccaTTCGCCACCACAACTAAATCACACCTAGAAAAGATGGGTAGAAGATAGATATAGACCATTATGATGTGCTTGCGTACTGTGCCACGATGGCATAAGCATTGGCCTTGAAATAGGACAGTAAGCCCCTGTCTGTTTTGGCTTGGGATTGTGAATATTAAGCTCAGCTTTGCATatacaaacagggcctaagatgTAGCCCTTGTATTCATTCAGAAAACAATTTAGAGCATCAGCACATCAGATGTAGCACTGCAGTTAAGTGCGCCAGACACAGCATTGAGATAGTGAAGCCTACATATGGCGAAGGATTTTTGCCATTTCGCGGAGAAATGGCCATTCGCTTCCCAGGTGGAACAAAGATGGCGGCTTTGCCATAGGCCCGAGCATCCAGAGCTCCCTCCATTTTTGGCAGCACCAGCACGTGGCAGACCAGAGGACCCACAGGGTCTTAATCAGCCGGACGACACAAAAGAAGACCAACCCAGTTCTTGGGCCAAATCAACAGAGGAAACCGAGAAATATCGCTGAAACAGGAGCGAGATTCTTGAGCAGATCCAGTAGCTCACCTGGTGCGGGTAGGGGTGAGCTGGAACACCGCCGATTCAAGCCGCGTCTCCGGCCTCATTGCAGGACAGTTGTACTCGATTCCCCTTGAGTATCAGATCTTGCAGGAAGGAGATGGAGAATTCCAGCCGGCTTGGATCAGAAGACCAATGGAAGCCAGCATCGATTTTGGAGGAAAATGTTGGTAGGAAGGAGAATTTCGGTAGCACACGGAAGGGAATCAAAGAACATGAGCAATCGGAGAAATGTTTGAAAGAAGAGATAAATAGCAATCGGAAAATAAATAATCAAATATTGGGGGCAGAGAAAGAGGTAGAGAGAGTGGTGGTGGTTGTTGAGTGCAGGGCAGACTGCAGACATACAACCAGACGAGGGTGGAGAGAGCTCCGCTGCCGCGgcttttgctgctgctgctgcttttatTTATGGTACAAGATATAAAACGGCTGGCCAAGTAACTCGTGGAAGGAAGTTACACATGGAgatttattatttatataacatGTTAATTTTTACTTTTTGCGAGGAAACAAGTTAATTAAAACTACGCTATGTAAAATTCAAACAGATATTGGGATGCACAAGTAGAAAGCTGGAGCTCCCTCAAATAAAAGAAggcgaggagagagagagagagagagaggaggtgtATACATCGGAGAGGATATTTCATCTTTCCGCTTAGTTGGTGGCTTGGGCGAttggctgcagcctgcagcagaGATTAGCCGATACAGCAGAGATAGAGAGATTTGTTTTAAAGGGACATCATGACATCTCAATTTCATTTGGAAAGTGAAAGCTGTGCATGTAACTTCCTTTCTATCTTTAACTTTTTCGATAGCAAAAACATTGAGGGAGAATATATAAAACACGCAAACCAACCACCGTGCATCATATCAAAATGGGGCTGTTC
This window contains:
- the LOC120687360 gene encoding COP1-interacting protein 7-like: MRPETRLESAVFQLTPTRTRCDLVVVANGRKEKIASGLLNPFIAHLKVAQEQIAKGGYSITLEPDPEIDASWFTRGTVERFVRFVSTPEVLERVITIESEILQIEDAISVQVNESLGLRSVTVEDQNGKSVDCMEGNKTGFDPDADMSLVPYKAGTQPTLPVQNNGGTQEENSKAQLLRVLETRKTVLRKEQAMAFARAVAAGFDIDNLVYLITFAERFGASRLMKACTQFIGLWKQKHETGQWIEVEPEAMSARSEFPPFNPSGIMFMGDSMKQTMETMSVSNGDASEDASKADQRTIHHSGAPHEFFHGPYQSAYPPLAMHPPYSMQGIPYYPGMNPYYPPPYPPIDDTRYHHSERRVSKKYSDSKDSETSDDESDQSGSERETSYGHWSHNKNKRTGKKKPSVVVIRNINVTSKRHGSSEIESQTGSDVASEDSDDLNTKPRKKQNKSSSSKKKDARKIILESADDHNKDEMSYGQDGDQGNWNVFQSFLLRADEKTRDNDADLFASENKPPPARKKESTCIDDSILVTERDSAGANERNTVGFNIENGRTRPHQMLSGDELMMSGQGSGVASDGIKEIEGGDARYRRGASDDFMIYGQEKSTDRGSSLDPLVEAQYKNPTLMGKNAHSMADESFMIPLRFTSDDNFGPESRTAIDIDVELPSTVQKISDAKAGGQLFYEPDELMPERGCENISFGYDPAMDYSQMQSQPATMVEDSPVEEAALTNAEVKKPEKDKRIRNSQESLDKRRKDASVRRLSSSKGPMTDAQKRAQNLRVYKADLQKAKKEQEEEQMKRLERLKLERQKRIAARSSTSSASTTLQQPKVKPSSKVSPSTCKSSKFSDAEPASSSPLRKFPAKTTTGTDPHPPKTAKASKLIGNTNAVSKSTSSLTDMKEKSGKAESSSERLKKLAEPKTSGFTDHPSNPKSASVDHPRKRSMPQDTQRKKISAIMQLDQSKSATLPELKVKSPQAPAVVTNAVAAKEKKVVSHGGKAPTTETAGVKKINGNMSRMNSSDDSVVVEKTVVMLENEVVSTPPVTLHSERNSAKETSSDDRTEEPSPELEYTAIRGPPSPLILPDAESPVTSGPDDQGNSYEVVTECRKNEPEMPSLAAAEKPYQAPFARVTSLENASDYSPLPVQESESLVPADNIKARVPEPVHSSLDGNEVNEKPRSKEPKGFRKLLKFGRKSHASALTEGAVDYDASSVDESPAGDGSMLKNLISQEDSGASSKASRSFSLLSPFRSKHKVIVL